The window GGGACACCGATGACCGCCAGAACACCCGGTTGTTCCGCAGACAGACCACTATCGCGTCTGTCTGCGGGATGGCGGTGTGGTACGGCGTCGGCAGCGGTGTTCCTCGCAAGGCCCGCTGACGAAGGCGTACCCGCAGCGGTACGTAGAGGAAGCGGAACGCAGCGACGGGACACCGATGACCGCCAGAACACCCGGTTGTTTCACAGACAGACCACTAGGAAGGTCTCCGGTCGCCGGCAGGTTGCGCGCCGAGCGGGCAGCGCCACCACCGACTCTCCCGGGCAGAGACTCATTCCGTCGTGCCGAAGCCCTGCTCCGCCAGGTTCGCCACCAACTCGACCAGGGTTCGAACCCCGAAGCCCGAACCCCCCTTCGTCTGGTAGTGCTCGTCGCGGGTCCAGCGGGCAGGACCGGCGATGTCGAGATGCGCCCAAGGAACGTCTCCCACGAACTCCGCCAACAGCAACGCGGCCGTCAGCGCGCCACCCCAGCGGCCGCCGATGTTCTTCATGTCGGCCATGGGAGTGTCGAGCTCGCGGCGGTACTCCTCGGGAAGCGGAAGGTGCCACACACTTTCCCCCGCCTGCTCACCTGCCCTTTCGATCCGGTCGATCAGCGAGTCGTCGTTGCCCATCACTCCGGCGATGGTGTCACCGAGCGCCACCTTGCACGCACCTGTCAAGGTGGCCAGGTCCACCATCAGATCCGGCCCGTGCTCGACCGCGTAGGCGAGGGCATCGGCCAGGATCAACCGTCCCTCGGCATCCGTGTTGAGCACCTCGATGGTCTTGCCGTTGCGGGTGGTGAGCACGTCGCCCGGCTTGGTTGCGAGGGGTCCGGGCATGTTGTCGGTGAGCGGCGCCAGACCCAGCACCCTCACGGGTAGCCGCAGCCGGGCGATGGCAGCCATGGCGCCGATCACCGCGGCCGCCCCCGACATGTCGGTCTTCATCGTCTCCATGGCCTGAGCCGGCTTGATGCTGAGGCCGCCCGAGTCGAAGGTGATTCCCTTGCCCACCAGCGCGACGAACGTCTCGGAGCCCTCCGGCTCGTACCACAACTCCACGAGGCAAGGATCCCGGTCCGAACCGGCCGCCACGCCCAGCAACCCTCCGAAGCCGCCCTCCTCGAGGTCCGGCACGTCACGAGTCTCGAGGCGCAGGTCGAGGCCCGCCACCAGCTCCGCCACGCGGCGTTGGATCTCGCGGGGCGCCTTGTCCCGAGCCGGCGTGTTGACCAGATCACGCGCCCAGCTGACCGCTTCGGCAACCGCCGTCCCAGCTTCGCAGTCGATCTTCTCCCCGGTGCCCATCAGCAGGAGGGAGTCGGTCCGGGCGGGCTCCGGCTTGCTCCTGAAACGGTCGTACGAATACTGCGAGAGCAGAAACCCCTCCACCACGGGCGCCGCCTTCCCCCCGAGGGCCAGCGTGGTGGCTACCGAAGCCTCCTTCGAAGCCTTGCGCCCGAGTGTCCCGGCGGCCCTGCGGAGGGTGTCCGCGTCCGGGGCCTCGCCGACACCCAGCGCCACCACCGTGTGCGGATTCTCCGACCCGGTGTCGTAGGAGCAACTCTGGCCGGCCTTCCCCTTGAACCCCGCCCGCTCGAGTGCCCGCTCGAAGCCGGCGCCCAGCGACGCGACGTAGCCCTCAACATCGCCCTGCCAGACGAGGCCGGGCCCGGCGGCGAGACCTAGTACGCCGGCGCGCGACGCCGCGTCGTCTTGCGATTCAACGAACTCGATATCCAAACTAAGACTCCAGTCTTCCGTACGCGGATGCTAGCCCTGATTCCGCAGGGTCAAAGGGGTGGAACACCAGCTGCCAGCGCCCGGACGAGTATCACCGAACCGAGTGAGGTCAGGACCGCCAGGTAGCTGAGACCGGTCGCCGCCATCACCCCCGGGTACGACGGGTAGCCGAGGGCGAACCAGACGGCGGCCATGAGCAGGACGCTGGTGGCCGCCAGCGCCACCGACGCGATCAGTGGCCCCGTCGAGGCCGCCGGCGGAACACCCGGCACCACGTGCACCAGCCAGTCGAGGAGGATCGCCGCGCCGCCGATCACCGCCAGAGCGCGGAGTGGCCACCGGGGCATCCTCGGACTCACCAGGAACCAGTGCCCGAGCAGCATCTCCCCTGTTATCCCACCCAGCGCGGCGGTTCCCGTGATGGCGGGAAGGGGCAGGCCTACCACCGATGCCCCGACCAGGAACAACAAGGATGACGAGCCCAGGGCGATGGTGGCCGCCCAACGATTCCGGGCCACGAGCGCGGCGCCCGCGCCCACCAGCATGGCCACCGCCGCCAGGACGCCCTGATCGAAGTACCAGGCCCCCCCGCCGACGAGCACCACGGTGGCGACGGTCAGCCAAAGGAAACCCGGCCCGACGATACGCCAGTAGGCCACGGCCGCACCGGAACCGGCCACGCCTGCCGCCCACATCGCCAGGACCACCTCGGGACTGAATGCCAACTCCGACCCGAACATGGCCTCCGTATCCGGTCTACCGTCCACCATCCGAGAAACCGCAGGCGTGGGAGCGCCGTCGATCAGTCCGGGGTGCGCGGCCAGTATACGAACCGGCACCCTGCGACAATCATCCCCGGTGCTGAAAGAGACGGAAATGGACCTCCGATGCCGGTCCCCGATGTAGCGACCCGGGGTTGCCGGCATCGGGGCCAACTGGAATCTTGGGTACGCTCCCCGCCCAGAAGGAGGTTCGCCTGTCCGAGTTGCCCCGCGTCTCTGTGGTTATGGCGGTACGCAACGAGGCCGCGCACATCGAGACCACCCTGCAGGCCGTCTTCGACCAGGACTATGAAGGCCCCTTCGAGGTGGTGGTCGCAGACGGGCGGAGCACCGATGGGACCCTCGCCATCCTGCAAAGGAGCGCCGCGGCGGACTCCCGCCTGAAATTGGTCGACAACCCCGAACTAGGGGTGGGTTCAGGTCTCAACCGGGCCATCGGAGCGGCCGGGGGCCAGGTCCTGGTGCGGTGTGACGGGCATGCCGAATTCGCCCCCGACTACGTGCGGGTGGCGGTCGGGCTGCTGGAGGAGACCGGAGCGGCCAACGTGGGCGGGCGGCAGGACGCCGTGGGCACCACGGGACTCCAACGGGCGATAGCCATCGCCCTGAACTCGCCGGCCGCGGCCGGTACCGCCCGGTTCAGGCACTCCTCGGTGGCCGGGCCGGCGGATACCGTGTATCTGGGGGTGTTCCCCCGGCAAGCCCTCGATGAGGTGGGGGGTTTCGACCCCACCCTGGTTCGCAACCAGGACTTCGAGCTCAACCACCGGCTCCGGAAGTCCGGGAAGCTCGTCTGGTTCGACCCGCGGCTGGCGGTCACCTACCGACCCCGTTCCAGCCTCCGCGCCCTTTGGAGGCAGTATCTCGACTACGGCAGATGGAAACGGGTGATGCTGACGCGCAATCCGGGCGCGCTCGCCGCGCGGCAGTTAGCTGCGCCTGTGCTGGTCATCGGGTTGATCGGCGCTGCGATCAGCGCCGGGATCGGCGTGCCGCTCTGGTGGATACCGCCGGCCGGCTACGGGATGCTGATCGCGATCACCACGCTCTCGGAGACGATCAGGCGCCGGGATCGGGCCGCTTGGCTCCTCCCGGCCGTGATGCCGGCCATGCATCTGGCGTGGGGGATCGGCTTCCTATTCGTTCCCGCCGGAAGGCGTCGAGCCGCCCCAGAAGAAGGCCCGAGCTAGCAAGGTGGCCATCTCGCCCCGGTTAAGGGGCTTGTCGGGGCAGAACGAGGTCTCGGTGCAGCCGACAGTGATACCTTCAGCGGCAATGGCGTGGATGGCCCCGCTGTGGGTACTGGCGGCGGGAACATCATCGAACCTGCGGCCGTCAAACGAGTCGAGCGGCGCCAGGTCCAGCGCCCTCATCAGGAACGTGGCCATCTCTCCCCGGGTGAGGGGACCGTCCGGACAGAACCGGTTGGTAGCGCATCCGACCGTGATCCCGGCCTCGGCCAACGCATATATCTCTCTCGAGTGCGGGAAGGAGTCGGGGACGTCCGCGAAGTTGAGGCGATAGGGCTCCTCGGGCATCGGGAGCCGGGCGGCCCTCGCCAGCAGGACCGCTACCTCCAGCCGGTTGGCCTGGTCATTCGGGCAGAAGTAGAGGCTGTAATGATCGCAACCCTCCGCGATCCCGGCCCGCCGGAGGGTGTCTATTGCCGGCTCATGAGTGTGGCCGGCGATGTCCTGGAACGGGGGTAGCTCGTCGAAGAGTATCTCGTCCTGTTCGGGCGCCTGCCCCTCCTCGTCGAGACCCTGGCCCGGGGTCACGGGCTCCTCGGTGGGCGGCGCCGGCCGGTCGTCGATGGCCCGGACGACCGACGACCTGAGGCCGAGCCCGTAGCGGAGCCAGCCGCCGGCGACCGTTGTCGAGACCTCGCTTGCTCCGTCCCACCCGTCGAACCGCACCCGGGAGGGGCTGGTGGTGGTGGGACCCGACACCAGCCGGGCATCGGTCACCTCGTCCCAGCCCAGCTGGTCGGCGATCTTGGACGCCGGGATGGTGGTGCGCCACGAGGCGACCGGGTTGCCCAGGCTCGGATCGAGGTCCCAGGGGTCTTCCACCGGTAGCAGGTATGGCCACTGGGTCACCGACGTCAGCCGCCCGTCCCACTCGGTGAAGAAGCCGTAGCGGTTGCTGTTGGTGACTCCCCCGGTCGAGGTGGAGTAGAACGCCTGGATGATGCCGCCCTTGGTGAAGCGCTCCCACCCCTGCCCGAAGTAGGTGAGCACCCGGCCCTCCGTGGCGGCCACCGCGTCCACCCAGGCTGCTTGGTCGGCGCCGTCCTCCCGCCACCATCCCGCGTACACCTGATCGCGGGTGTTGTCATACAGGTGGCACCAGCACGAGTCCTTGCGGGAGGCGCCGATCCCCGGATCCGCATCGGGATCCGCCGGACGGTCGTTCACCTCCTGGGCCAGGAACTTGAAGGCCGCGTACGTACGGGCCGCCACCGCCTGGGCCTCGTTGACCCCGGGCTCCTTCCAGAAGGGGAAGATCTCGGCGATACCGCGTACATAGTCCTCGAGGCCGAGGGTCAGCAGCACATGAAAGCCGACCTCGACCGGATCGTCCCGCAGCTTGATAGCGCCATGGCGGTACTCGCATTCCGAGTCCCTCACCACGCAGGGCTTCCTCCGGTCCTCGCCGTATCGAAGCTGGATCCCGTCCGCTTCGGGCCACGAGATCGAAGCCCGGCAATCCCCGGTGGTCCCCTGGAGTTCGCCCGCCATGAAGAACCCGCACTCCCCTGCATCGATCCGGCGGAACTCCCAGCGCTCCCCCTCCTGCGGCTGCTCCGGCTTGGGACAGGGCCCTTCACCGTCATCTGCCAGGCAGAGATCCAGCGGCCCGCCGACCGGGGTGAACTCCAGGAGGGTGATCTGGGAGGCGATATTGATCCAGAGCGGGTTGTCCAGCGTGGTCAGCAGGTCGCTCGGCAGGTCGAGATCGGACAGATCGGCGGGACTCGAGCCGGTGTAGTAGTACGCGGCGATGTCCTCGCCACGCTTCCCGGGGTCCGCCAAAGCCTGGCCGCGAGCCCCCCACTGGCCCATGCCCACGCCGTGGCCCCAGCCCGAGCCCTCGAAGGTGAAGGTCCTCTCCTGGGCCGCTGCCTGGAGCGCCAGCCCGATGACGGCCACCAGCACCAGGAGCATGCTGAATAAGACAGGGGTGGTCGGCCCGCGACTCCTCGACCTGGGGTTTTGTTGGGAACTAGCGGGCCGACTGGACACTTTTCGGCACGCTCCTAGTAGCAATGCCCTTCTGACCACGCCGGCCAGTGTAGGACGGAATTCGATGATGTTGAAGGTTTGGGAGGGCAGGCGAGATGGGCGACATCGCCGGCCACAGGTATGGCGCGATGGCCGGGGTGAGCGCCCGCCGGTCTCGAGCCCGGGAACGGTCGAGACATGTCATGGCTCCTGCAACATCGATCGTGTTACGAGTCTGCTGCTATCTTGGCGGCTCCGTGTTCGCCCTTGATGCAGGCCCGGCCACCCTGTGGTTCTCCCTTGCCGCGGCTCATGGGTGTTGATGGCACACCGAAAGGTCGGATGAGTCCTCCAGTCCCCCCGGCCGACGTACGCGGCAACGACTGGGCGGCCCTTGATACCAGTCCCACCGGCACATTCGTACCCACGCTGGCGGTGAGCGTGATCGTCACCTACTACGAAGCCCCCGAGTCGCTGGAGTTGACCCTGGCGGCGCTGGAGGGCCAGAGCTACCCGCGGCATCTATTCGAGGTATTGATCGTCGATGACGGCTCACGCATTCCCCTGGAACCGCCCGAGAGCAGCCCCCTGGAGGTGCGGGTGGTCCACCAGGAAGACCTGGGCTTCGGATTGGCCCGAGCACGCAACACGGGCGCCCGGGCGGCCGCCCACGACATCCTGGTGTTCCTCGACTGTGACATGCTGCCGGAGTCGGACTGGCTCCTCGAGCACTCCCGCTGGCACCATGCCGCCTCCGATGTCCTCACACTCGGCTTCAGAGCCCACGTCGACGTGACCGGCATCGACGCGGCCACCGTGCGGCGCCGGTCCGGCTCTCTGGGCGATCTGTTCGCCGACCGGGAGTCGCAACGACCGCAGTGGATCGAGTTCCACATGTCGCGGACCAACGACCTCACCTCGGACGACGATGACCTATTCCGGATCGTGACGGGTGGCAATCTCGGTGTCTCGCGAGAGTTCTATGAGGCCGTGGGGGGCTATGACGAGAGCTTCACGCAGTGGGGCGCGGAGGACACTGAGTTCGGCTACCGCGCCTACACCCGGGGTGGTGTGCTGGTCCCCGCCCGGAAGGCCCTGTGCTGGCACCAGGGAGAGGGCTCGACGCCCAGCGAAGCCGAATCCGCCAGCCTGGAGTTGCAGAGAGCCAAGATATCCCAGCTCATCGCCCATCACGGCTTCAGACGCGCCGTTCCGGGCCGTAGCTTCTCCGTACCGCAGTATGTAGTGACCGTGCGCGCCGGCGCGTCCCGCGAGATAGCCCGTCTAGAGACGGTAGAGCAGTTGCTGGCCGGGAGTGTTCACGATCTGGTCGTGTGGATCGAGGAGCCGGCCGGAGGCGCTTCCTCCCGCACCCGGGAGCATGAGATGCTCAGACGACTGCTGGCCGGCGACCCCCGCGTGCGGTTCGGAAGCCCGGGAGGCGCCGCCGAGACGATCCCGGCAGCCTCGTTCCACATCACCATCCCCGCTGAGGCCGAGGTCAACTCCGACGCGGTGGAACTGCTGCGCGGACAACTGGGCTCCAGCCCGGCCGCGTCCACCAACCCGATCGATTACGCGTCCGGGATCAGCATCGTGCGCTCCTGGGTACTGCACCGGGCAGCCCGTCGCGGGTTGACCGTTGCCGAATGCGAGGCTGTCAAGCCGCTCGATCCGGATGAGACCGGAGTCGTGAGCGCACGGCCAGGCCCCGAAAAGAGATCATCGGTGGCCCGTGGGATCGGATCGGGACGCTGGTTCTTGCGCCGCACTGCGCGCCGTCTGGTCAAGCTGCAGCACTTCGCCAGTCGCAACATCCGCCGATGTCTCAACATCATGAAGGCGGTTTGGCGGGAGGCATCCGGGATTCGCAGTCTCGACGACGCCCGGCAGTTCCACGGCTGGGCGATGCGGAGCGTCACTGTCATAACGAAGAAGAGGCTGGGCGAGGCCGGCGTGAGACTCCGGCGAGGTCAGCAGGCCCACTACCGGCTCGGCCCGGAGATGATCACGGTTGGACCCGTGGCCTCGGCGGTCTTCTCCACCGCGTCCCGGATCGGAAAGGCCGTCGGCGCGTCCACCCAGGTTGCGGTCACCGACACATCCCAGCAGGGTCAGGGCATCCAATTGGATACGGTGGTAGTGCTCTCCGAACTCGACCCGTCGGCTTCCGTGCCCGCCTTCGACGCCGAGAAGTTCAACCCTCGCGGTTGGAACTACAGCCACGGCTCGTCCCCTGCGATCCTCGGTCCCAGACACGTCCGCAGCCTGGATCCGGATCGTCTCCGAAGGCTGAGCCGGGCCCACCACGTCAGGGACTCCGCCGACATCCACGACGGCGTCGCTTCTCGGGCAGCCACGCTCGCGGCCCTGGCGGCAACGGGCGTCGTGGTACGCCTCCCGGAACCCGACGCTCAACTGGGCTCCTACCTCGGGACCGAGCTCTACTCCCTCATGACCGATGAACTGGTGGCAGGGGCGAGCTCCCACCAGCGGGAAACCCTGAGCATCGCCATGCGACGCGGTGCCCTGCGGGACCATTCGCTGCGAGCCCGGGCACGGCAGGTTCTCGCCGGAACGGATCACCGCGGGCCTCCGCTACCGCTGGTCACCGTACTCCTCGCCACCAAGCGGCCCCACCGGCTGGCCGCCTCGGTCGAATCGGCAGCCGGCCAGACCTACCCGGAGGTCGAGCTGGTGCTGGCTTTGCATGGCGAGGGCTTCGACCCCGCCGTAGTCGAGGAGATAGTCGGCTCCATCGACCGCCCGTGCCGGGTGGTTCCCGTGCCCGGCCACGTCCCACTGGGGGCTGTTCTCAACGCGGCGGTGGCCGAGTCCACAGGCAGGCTGCTCACGAAGTTCGACGATGACGACTTCTACGGGCCCGAACACTTGTGGGACCTGGTGCTGGCCCACGAGTACTCCATGGACTGCCTGGTCGGGAAGGCCGCCGAGTACGTCTACCTCGAGGAGTCAGACCGCACCATCCAACGCTTCAGGAACCGATCGGAGCGCAGATCGGCCAGCCTGGCCGGTGGCGCGATGATGATTGCACGGCATGATCTGGACGCCCTCCTCGGTTGGCGGGAGGTGCCTGCCGGCGTCGACCGCGCCCTGATCGAGGACGTGCTGATAAGCGGGCGGAGGGCGTACCGGACTCACGGCAGGGGTTACATGCTCGTCCGCCACAACCAGGGCCACACCTGGCAGGCGAGGGACACCTACTTTCTCAAGCAGGCGGACGAGGTGCGCGAAGGCTGCGACCTCGCATTCGCGGGAGTGATCTAGGGCATGTTCCCTCTGTCCGGCTGCGGGCGTGATACTATTAACATATAGAATCATTGTATGACCAATACACATTTGCTGTAACTGCTCCCACACAGCAAGCAAGTCAAGATCTTCGAGCCAGACCCCCTGGCATCCTGGACTTAGCCGAATAGGACTGCAAATGGTGCCCGCTGCCCGAGCATCTTGGTAACTGGACACCGTGTACACCCGCATGAATCGCTGAGCCGATAACGGAGTTCTAGACCGGGTGTTCAACCGCCTCCAATAGCACCTAATGATCCGTACCAAAGGAAATATCGCCATGAGAGTCACCGGGAACCCGGGGCGATTCATCAAGCCCCACACGAATGGGAGGACAACTACTACCATCACACGGCCGCACAAACCGAGTGTCCAGCCCACAGGGGGAACTCCAGACCTTGAGCCTGGACGTAACCAACATCCGGGTCAGATCACTGTCAAGTTCTCAAGTACCCCGACGGCTGGTACGTAGTCCGCACCAAGGAGCGAGCCGTATCGCGCTAGCACATCAGCCTCGACTTCACCGGCAAGCCCCGTCGGCAACGGTCACGCCCGCACACTTGCTATGGCCCTGAGGATCGCCCTTTCCGGCTGGTACGGGTCGGACAACCTGGGAGATGAGATGATCCTGAGTTGCATGACCGCCGCCCTGCGCGCCCGGGGGGTGGAACCGGTAGCGGTGTCGACCGATCCCGAGCGGACTGCCGCCGTCCATGGCGTCGAGGCAGTGCGTCACCGCTCGCCCTTTGGCAGCGCGGCGCTGCGCCGGTCGCTGCGCCGGTCGGACGCCATGGTCCTCTCCGGAGGCGTGGTGCAGTCGGAGACGTCACCGTGGAACATGTGGTTTCACATGTCACGCCTTCGCGCCTTCAGGCGGTCGGCGTCGGGCACCCGCCGACGAGGGCGGGCCGTGGTCGCAGCCATCGGCCTGGGAGTGGGACACGTCCGGGGCGCCGGCGACCGGCGGCTGGCGGTCTCGGAGATGCGCCGGGCCTGTCACGTCGTGACGAGAGACGCCGCCTCCGCTCAGCGCCTGAGCGGCTGGGGTGTGCCCGACGTGGCGATCGGCGCCGACCCGGTGCTCGCCGGGAACGCCGCGCTCGTTTCGAGCCGGGCGGGTGCGACCCGACCGCCGGACTCGACGCTCTCTCGGAGCGATTCCGAGGACAGTATCTGCGTGATCCTGCGCCCGCCGAATCGGCGAGGCATCCGCACCGCTGCGGCGAAGACCCGCACGTCCTGGCAGCCATGGATAGGGCAGCTCGCGCTCTCGCTGGACGCGCTGGCCAAGCGGAGCGGCATGACGCTACGCCTGCTGCCGTTTCAGCCCAGCCAGGACACCCCCATGCTCGTGGCGCTGCGACAGAGGATGAGAACGGACACTGAGCTGGTCATCCCGAACGTCGGCAACGTGCTGGCCGAGGTCGCCCAGAGTCGCTTGGTGGTCACCATGCGCTATCACGGCGCTATCGCAGCCCTGCTCAACGATCAGGCGGCGGTGCTCCTGGACTACTCTCCGAAAATGAGATCGCTCGCCGCCGAAGGCGGAGGCTGGGCTTCGCTCGTCGACCTGGCTCCGCTAGACGCCGGGCGCTTCGAGCCCCACAAGCTGATTGGCGCGGCTGACGACGCTCAGGCCAAGTCGCACCGGACAGCCGAGGCGCGTGGCCTGCTGCGTGCGCGCCTGAAGGTCAACGACGCCGCGCTCGACGATCTGCTCGATCTGATCCAGTGACCTGCTGACGGAGCGTCGAGTCAAGTTGAGCCAGTCTCGGCAGCCCCTCCGACCCGTCGCCCCGGCCGCTCGAATGAGACGCGCCAAACCCGGCGGCTCCTGTCCCGGCCCGGCGTCGCAACTACCCGCGGGTATCTTGCTGCTAGCCAGATGACAGGCCGCCCGTGGCAGCGACGCCTTCTGAAGTGGCTGAGGATTGCATACCTCGCCCTGCTCGCGGCCGCCGTGCCCGTGCTGGTGCTGGCGCGCCCGGACGAAGTGGCCGACCTTCTCCGAGACCTCGCGGGCGCAAGGCATCTGCTCGTGGCGGCGTCGTTCGCGGCAGGGTTCCTGCTGATAGGACTGAGTGCCTACTTCTGGCTCGTAAGCCTGCGCATACTCGGCCGGCGTCCGCTCTTCCTCGATCTGACCGTCACCGCGGCTCGTTCCCTTCCGGCCAGGTACGTGCCGCTCATGGTCACGTTCGCCATCAGCCGCGTGGCTCTGATGCGGCGCCGCGGCATTCCGGGGCCGCCTCTAGCCATTACCGCTGCGCTCGAGATGTCGGTGAGCCTCGCCGTCTCGGTGGCTTATGGCCTGATACTGCTCGGCTGGGCCGGCGGGCTGCCCGGAGGCCTGGCAATCCCGATCGTCGCCGCGGTCGGGGTGATCGTGGCCGCCTCGCCATCGGTGGCGGGACGTGCCGTCGCGGCGGTGGCTCGGCGACGCGGCCTGGACAGCCTGGCCCCGGTCAGCGGGTTCACATGGCCGGGCTACCTGCACATGATCACGGCATCGGCCTGCTACTGGACCTGCGCAGCCGCCGTGTTCTGCCTGTACATGCGCGCATTCGAGTCCGCCGACGGGTTCGGGACGGCGCGCCTCGCCGGTGCCTTCGTGCTCACCTGGGGAGGGCTGCGTTTCCTCTCTGTGATCGCGCCCCATGGAATCGGCGTGGTGGAGGTGACCCTCCCGTCACTGCTCGGTGCAACCGATCCCCTGGCTCTCGGCATATTGATATTCGGCTTCAGGCTGGTGTTGCTGCTGCGCGACCTGCTGGCCGCGGCCGCTTCCGAGCTCCTCTCCGCGAGGCGCATGACGGTCGAGGAGGGTCGGGTGAAGCGGTTGGAGAGCACCGAGCCGTGATCCACGTCTTCGTCGGCACCCGAGCCGAGTACATCAAGATG is drawn from bacterium and contains these coding sequences:
- a CDS encoding leucyl aminopeptidase; the encoded protein is MDIEFVESQDDAASRAGVLGLAAGPGLVWQGDVEGYVASLGAGFERALERAGFKGKAGQSCSYDTGSENPHTVVALGVGEAPDADTLRRAAGTLGRKASKEASVATTLALGGKAAPVVEGFLLSQYSYDRFRSKPEPARTDSLLLMGTGEKIDCEAGTAVAEAVSWARDLVNTPARDKAPREIQRRVAELVAGLDLRLETRDVPDLEEGGFGGLLGVAAGSDRDPCLVELWYEPEGSETFVALVGKGITFDSGGLSIKPAQAMETMKTDMSGAAAVIGAMAAIARLRLPVRVLGLAPLTDNMPGPLATKPGDVLTTRNGKTIEVLNTDAEGRLILADALAYAVEHGPDLMVDLATLTGACKVALGDTIAGVMGNDDSLIDRIERAGEQAGESVWHLPLPEEYRRELDTPMADMKNIGGRWGGALTAALLLAEFVGDVPWAHLDIAGPARWTRDEHYQTKGGSGFGVRTLVELVANLAEQGFGTTE
- a CDS encoding glycosyltransferase family 2 protein, producing the protein MGTLPAQKEVRLSELPRVSVVMAVRNEAAHIETTLQAVFDQDYEGPFEVVVADGRSTDGTLAILQRSAAADSRLKLVDNPELGVGSGLNRAIGAAGGQVLVRCDGHAEFAPDYVRVAVGLLEETGAANVGGRQDAVGTTGLQRAIAIALNSPAAAGTARFRHSSVAGPADTVYLGVFPRQALDEVGGFDPTLVRNQDFELNHRLRKSGKLVWFDPRLAVTYRPRSSLRALWRQYLDYGRWKRVMLTRNPGALAARQLAAPVLVIGLIGAAISAGIGVPLWWIPPAGYGMLIAITTLSETIRRRDRAAWLLPAVMPAMHLAWGIGFLFVPAGRRRAAPEEGPS
- a CDS encoding S-layer homology domain-containing protein, with protein sequence MLLVLVAVIGLALQAAAQERTFTFEGSGWGHGVGMGQWGARGQALADPGKRGEDIAAYYYTGSSPADLSDLDLPSDLLTTLDNPLWINIASQITLLEFTPVGGPLDLCLADDGEGPCPKPEQPQEGERWEFRRIDAGECGFFMAGELQGTTGDCRASISWPEADGIQLRYGEDRRKPCVVRDSECEYRHGAIKLRDDPVEVGFHVLLTLGLEDYVRGIAEIFPFWKEPGVNEAQAVAARTYAAFKFLAQEVNDRPADPDADPGIGASRKDSCWCHLYDNTRDQVYAGWWREDGADQAAWVDAVAATEGRVLTYFGQGWERFTKGGIIQAFYSTSTGGVTNSNRYGFFTEWDGRLTSVTQWPYLLPVEDPWDLDPSLGNPVASWRTTIPASKIADQLGWDEVTDARLVSGPTTTSPSRVRFDGWDGASEVSTTVAGGWLRYGLGLRSSVVRAIDDRPAPPTEEPVTPGQGLDEEGQAPEQDEILFDELPPFQDIAGHTHEPAIDTLRRAGIAEGCDHYSLYFCPNDQANRLEVAVLLARAARLPMPEEPYRLNFADVPDSFPHSREIYALAEAGITVGCATNRFCPDGPLTRGEMATFLMRALDLAPLDSFDGRRFDDVPAASTHSGAIHAIAAEGITVGCTETSFCPDKPLNRGEMATLLARAFFWGGSTPSGGNE
- a CDS encoding glycosyltransferase is translated as MSPPVPPADVRGNDWAALDTSPTGTFVPTLAVSVIVTYYEAPESLELTLAALEGQSYPRHLFEVLIVDDGSRIPLEPPESSPLEVRVVHQEDLGFGLARARNTGARAAAHDILVFLDCDMLPESDWLLEHSRWHHAASDVLTLGFRAHVDVTGIDAATVRRRSGSLGDLFADRESQRPQWIEFHMSRTNDLTSDDDDLFRIVTGGNLGVSREFYEAVGGYDESFTQWGAEDTEFGYRAYTRGGVLVPARKALCWHQGEGSTPSEAESASLELQRAKISQLIAHHGFRRAVPGRSFSVPQYVVTVRAGASREIARLETVEQLLAGSVHDLVVWIEEPAGGASSRTREHEMLRRLLAGDPRVRFGSPGGAAETIPAASFHITIPAEAEVNSDAVELLRGQLGSSPAASTNPIDYASGISIVRSWVLHRAARRGLTVAECEAVKPLDPDETGVVSARPGPEKRSSVARGIGSGRWFLRRTARRLVKLQHFASRNIRRCLNIMKAVWREASGIRSLDDARQFHGWAMRSVTVITKKRLGEAGVRLRRGQQAHYRLGPEMITVGPVASAVFSTASRIGKAVGASTQVAVTDTSQQGQGIQLDTVVVLSELDPSASVPAFDAEKFNPRGWNYSHGSSPAILGPRHVRSLDPDRLRRLSRAHHVRDSADIHDGVASRAATLAALAATGVVVRLPEPDAQLGSYLGTELYSLMTDELVAGASSHQRETLSIAMRRGALRDHSLRARARQVLAGTDHRGPPLPLVTVLLATKRPHRLAASVESAAGQTYPEVELVLALHGEGFDPAVVEEIVGSIDRPCRVVPVPGHVPLGAVLNAAVAESTGRLLTKFDDDDFYGPEHLWDLVLAHEYSMDCLVGKAAEYVYLEESDRTIQRFRNRSERRSASLAGGAMMIARHDLDALLGWREVPAGVDRALIEDVLISGRRAYRTHGRGYMLVRHNQGHTWQARDTYFLKQADEVREGCDLAFAGVI
- a CDS encoding polysaccharide pyruvyl transferase family protein, giving the protein MALRIALSGWYGSDNLGDEMILSCMTAALRARGVEPVAVSTDPERTAAVHGVEAVRHRSPFGSAALRRSLRRSDAMVLSGGVVQSETSPWNMWFHMSRLRAFRRSASGTRRRGRAVVAAIGLGVGHVRGAGDRRLAVSEMRRACHVVTRDAASAQRLSGWGVPDVAIGADPVLAGNAALVSSRAGATRPPDSTLSRSDSEDSICVILRPPNRRGIRTAAAKTRTSWQPWIGQLALSLDALAKRSGMTLRLLPFQPSQDTPMLVALRQRMRTDTELVIPNVGNVLAEVAQSRLVVTMRYHGAIAALLNDQAAVLLDYSPKMRSLAAEGGGWASLVDLAPLDAGRFEPHKLIGAADDAQAKSHRTAEARGLLRARLKVNDAALDDLLDLIQ